CCCACTAGCAACACCCCCTTGGTCGTGCTCGGCCAAGCCAAGTGCGTCGCACCGTCCACATCGATCAGCCCTGACCAGGTCGCCCGCGTCGTCGCCAGACTACGTCGCGGATGGATCGGCGTGTTCGTCACCACCGGCACTTCTCCCGACAGGCACAAGTCGAAGTAATCGACGATCAGTACCCACTCGTCCTAATTAACGGCCGTACCCTCGTTGACCACGTTCTCCGCATCGCTGCCACCGACCACGGGCGGCGACCTCGACGCCCTCTTACTCGATGTCGGCGCGGCCTACGAGGCCGCGATCACCTACAGACGCCCCGAAGAAATCCTCGCCCAATAGCGCTGGCCAAAGGTAAATGCGTGGGTCGAATGGCTGAAGCCTCGATACGCGTTCGCTCCCGCGAGTCCTAGACGGGCCGGCGAGCGACGAACCATGCTGCTGGGTTTGCCCACAGCCCGCGCAGCCAACCCCGTACCTCTGCCGGCAGAACTTGCTGGGCTAGCACGTCCGACGCTCGGACATCAGAGACTTTGTCTCCAGCCGCTAGGAACGCGCCTCCGTGATCGTCACCTCCACAAACCCTTCGGCGGCTGGGGCGAGGTCTTCGGCGACGACGTCGTCGCCGAAGCCATGATCGACCGCCTCGCCCACCACGCCGAGGTCATCTCTCTCAAGGGCGACAGCTACCCACTCAAAGAACGCGACCTCGGCCGCGTCCCAGCGCAAACCAACGACAAACAAGATCCACCCACGGCGAGGGGGTCAGCATTCACCCGTCGCCAGGGTCAAATTCGCGCGTCGTTGACAGCGTCCGGCTCCGAGCTGTCGTGCGACTCGATCCGCCGGCTGACGCTGCTGCCCAACCGAATAGAACGGACTATTCGAGCTAGCACCAACGGCGCACTGGAGATCCAAAGTAGAGCAGACGCGAAAGGCGCTTGACCGGGTAATCCCAGTTGAAGCGGCTTCGCAGTAGCTTGCGCGCCCGAAGGGACGCGAACAGCGCTCGACTCAGATCGGCAGAAAGGTGTCGCAGAGGTGTGGCATCCCGCGAGTGAACGAAAAGCCCCCCGAGCCGCAGCTCAGGGGGCTTGTTGCGCGCCCGAAGGGATTCGAACTGCTGTACGGCCAGTGAAAGAGGCCATCTCGAATGGCTGAGATGGCCTCTGACCTGCTGCGCGCCCGAAGGGATTCGAACCCCTAACCTTCTGATCCGTAGTCAGATGCTCTATCCGTTGAGCTACGGGCGCAGGTGCCTGGCCAGTCTACACACCGACCTCGGCGCGGAGACTCCGGGATTCGAACCCGGGAGGGGCGGTTAACCCCAACCGCATTAGCAGTGCGGCGCCATAGACCAGACTAGGCGAAGTCTCCTCGGTGGCCGCTAGACCACCGCCGATCGAGGATACAGGTCGGTCTTCGGGGTGGGCAAAGCGACCTCCGCACGTCGATCCAGGGACTTGCGGCTCTGCGACCTGTGCCAGGCGGGTTGCGGGGCTACGCTGCCAAACCATGGGAACCGGGGCCAGCGAGCCGGCGGAGCCGGCCGAACAGCGGCGTCCGCGGCCTGCCAAGGCCGCGTTTACCGCGCCGCCTGAGCGAGAAGAGCGGCGGGCGCCGCAGCCGCGGGCGGGTGACGCGTCCAGCCGGGCGGGCAAGGTGCCGCCGCCGATGCTCTTCCAGGCTCCGCCGGAAGAGCCGGTCGAGACCCCGCGGCCTCGAACAGCTAAGGCTGCCGGCGACGGCTCGGCCCGACGGGATGGCGGCGAGCAGCTCTTCACGCCACCGGCCGACAACGCGCCCACGGACACTGGCCCGGCCAAGGCGGCCCCCCGGCCGCGGAAGAAGACAGCCGCCGAACCAGCAACCGCCAGCGCCGAGCCCCCGGCCAAGGCCGAGCCCTCGGCCAACGTCGAGCCCCCGGCCAACGTCGAGCCCGCGGCCAAGCCCGAACCGCAGGCCAAGAAGGCGGCTCCGAAGAAGGCCGCGGCGGCCAAGCGCACGCCTGCGGCGCGCACCGCCGACCAGCCGGTCGACGCGGTCAAGGACCCGGCTCCGACCGAGACCACTCCCAAGATCCCCGCCGGCCGAAAGGCTGTCGCGGCAGCACCGGCCGACGAGAGCTCAGCGAAGGCCGCGAAGAAGGCCACGCCCAGGAAGATCGCCGCCAGGAAATCGGCGACGCAGAAGGCGGCGGGTGACCTCACTTCAGCGACCACGCCCGATCACGGCCTGACGGAGGAATCGGTGACGCTCAACAACGAGGCCGCCGACTCGCCGTCGATCGCCCAGCCGACCGAGCCGGTTGCCGAGACTCCGGTACCTGCGACGGACGGGATCGAGCAGTCGACCACCGAGCCGGTCGCCGAGACCCCGGCACCGCTCCCCGCGCGGACCGAGCCGACAACCACCGAGCCGGTCGCCAAGACCCCGACACCGCCCCCCGCGCGGACCGAGCCGACAACCACCGAGCCGGTCGCCAAGACCCCGACACCGCCCCCCGCGCGGACCGAGCCGACAACCACCGAGCCGGTCGCCAAGACCCCGACACCGCCCCCCGCGCGGACCGAGCCGACAACCACCGAGCCGGTCGCCAAGACCCCGACGCCGAGTGGGACCGATCAGACAGTCGTCGAAACTGCGACCGAGACCAGCGACCTGGCGCCCGTCGACGGCTACGGCCGCGCGGAGCCGGTGATCCCGACGGGCGCCGCGCCGCCCAAGCCCGGCCCCGGCTCGCTCTGGCGAGTACCCGAGGCTGCCGCGGCCGCGGCTGTGAAGCGCTTCACACCTCAGGCCGACGCCTGGGCGCGGGAGATTCGGGCGACCTACCCGACCGCGACCAACGACGGCCTGGCCCGCCTGGCGCAGCAGAGGTTCATCAGAAAGACCACTGCGGCCGGCGCCGCGGCCAGCCTCGCCAACGGTTGGTCATCGGCCGCCGACCTGGTAGCCACCAGCTGGGTCAACGCCGAACTGATCGCCCACATCGCGGCGGCCTACGGAAAGCAGGCGACGGCGGCGGATCTGCTGGTGCTGACGGGCGTACATCAGGATCATGAGTCGGCGCAGGCCGCCATTGATGGGATCCCAGGGCACAGCGCCAGCCGGGCCCCCATCACCGCGGCCGGCAAGACCGCCACCTGGGCCGCGCTCAAGATCCTTGGTCGCTGGTGGCCGGGGCTCGCCGCAGCCGGCGGCGCCGCGACCGCGACCCTCAACACCGAGCGCGTCGCGGCCAGGGCGATCCAGCGGTTCAGAGCCAGCTGAACCACGAGTGGGGCAGTAGCGAATACCCAACGAATGCCACCACATCCAGGAGCGTGTGTGCCACCACCAGTGGCAACACGCGGCGAGTGCGGATGAAGAACAGGGCGAACACCACGCCCATCACCGCGTTGCCTAGGAAGGCGCCGAAGCCTTGGTAAAGGTGGTAGGAGCCGCGCAATACCGCCGACGCGGCCACGACCCAGACCAGCTTCCAACCAAGATCCCGCAGCTTCGTGACCAGGTAGCCGACTACGACGATCTCTTCCAGGATCGCGTTCTGCGCCGCGGAGAGGATCAGCACCGGGACCGCCCACCACAGGTGTGGCAACGCGGCCGGGACCAGGTTGGCGTTGATGCCTAGCTGCGCCGCGACGAACACCAGCCCCAGGCCGGGCAGCCCGATCGCCGCCGCCAGGGCGACGCCCCAGCCAAGATCGAACCAGGGTCGCCGGGCGTCGAGGCCGAGCAGCGACCGCGGCGAGCGCAGCAGGTACAGCGCCAACGCCACAGGGACAAGAGCGAAGAAGATCCCCAGCAGTTGGTACGTCAGATCCAGATAGGGCCGCGCCGACTGTGAGGGATTCAGTGTGGCCGTCTGCTGTGACAGCGGAGCCGCAGCCGTGAGCCGCGCCACGATCGTCACCAGCGAGTAGATCGCCGACTGGCCAAGAGACAGCCCCAGCACGATCAGAATCTCGGCACGCAGGCGCGTCCGGCTCTCCACGCGCACCGGCGACTGCTCGAGATCGACTGTCACCCGACCCACAATGCCGGATAAAGCTGGGCCGCGGGTGTCAGGGGCGCCAACCCAGCTAAGCCAGCGGTCCCTGGTCGGCGAACCACGCCTGGTCGACCCGAACCCGGACCCAAAACTCAGGCCGCGGCCCCGGAGACGAGACCGAAGAAGAGCCACACAACTGCAGCGGCCCATACGGCACGACCGACGCCCGCCCCGTCACATGCAGCCCGGTCCGCTCGGCAAAAAGATCAAGGAACAGCAACCGCACCTGGCCAGCCACGGACGGGCGCGAATGCCCGAACTCAGGCCACGAGAGAAGGCGCCGCGACGGCACCCGCAGGAACCCCGAAGGCCCCGATCGGGACGTCCGCGGACCTCCGGCCACCGACACGAACACCATCTCCTGCCGGCGGATGAAACCGACCATCCGGTCATCGAGCCGGGGCGGGTCCACCGTTACGGGCCGCCCGACCGGCGCGGTCGATCGCCGTCCGGAGGAGGGCCGGCGGCGCGCGAACGAACCCATTGGGGCAGGGATAACGGTGTGCTCCATGCGAACTCCAGAACTGAAAAAGACCAGCCGGAACGCACAGCGCCTTACCACACGCGGTTCAGCGTTCCACAGCCGTAGATCCATAGACAGGGCCGGATCGCACTCGTCGCACATTCTGTGCGATGCACCTCGACGCTGAGTGCTCACGCTGGTCAGACGTGCACAGTGCGACCACACACACCCTGATCAACCAGAAGTGCGGCGGGCCGGGTGGAGGCCAAGGCGCGTCAGACAAACGAAAAGGGCGTCAATGGGGAACCTTTCACGGCTGCTGAAGGAAAGCTGGACCCTCGTCGAGGAACAGCAGGACAAGGTCGCCGGATATTTCTACGCGCGCATTTTCTTGTCCAACCCGCATGTGCGGCACCTGTTTCCAGTGACCATGGACGTCCAGCGGGCGCGGCTGCTCGGCGCCATCGTGTCGGCGGTGCAGACGCTCGACGACCCGGACCGTTTTGACGAGTTCCTCCGCCAGCTGGGCCGCGACCACCGCAAGTTCCACGTGGAACCAGAGCACTACGACGTGGTCGGCGGCGCCCTGCTGGAGGCCCTGCGCACCTTCGCCGGCGAGGCCTGGAGCATCGAATACGACCAGGCCTGGGGCGACGCCTACGCGGTGATCGCGAAGAAGATGATCGCCGGGGCGGAGGCCGACACCAACCCGGCGTTCTGGCACGCCGAGGTGCTCAGCCACGAGCGCCGGGCCCGCGACATCGCGGTGATGACCTGCCGGCCGCTGCAATATCCACTGGAATACCGCGCGGGCCAATACGTCAGTGTCGAGGCGCCGCGCTACCAGCCGCGGCTCTGGCGTACTTATTCGATCGCCAACGCCCCCAACAAGGAGGGCACGATCGAGTTCCACGTCCGCGCGCTCGGTGCCGGCTGGGTGTCGAGCGCACTGGTCCGCCGCGCCCAGGTCGGCGACCTGCTGCGGATCGCGGCGCCGATGGGCACGATGACGCTCGACCGCAAGTCGACCCGCGACATCGTCTGCGTGGCCGGCGGCACCGGGCTGGCCCCGATCAAGGCCCTGATCGAGGAGCTGACCCGCTACAACCGCACCCGCTGGGTGCACGTGTTCTTCGGCGCCAAGGACCGCGAAGATCTCTACGACCTGCCCGAGCTCAACAAGCTCGCCGCCCGCTACCCGTGGCTGTCGGTCGTCCCCGCGTGCAGCGACGACAGCAGCTTCGTCGGGGAGCAGGGCAACATCGGCGAGGTGGTCTCCCGCTACGGCCCCTGGGGCGACCACGACTTCTTCGTCTCGGGCTCGGCGTCAATGGTCAAGAGCACGATGCGCACCCTGGCCGAGCTCAAGATCCCCGCGGTCCGCATCAAATACGACACGTTCGGCGACATCTAGAAACAGGAGCGGCCTAATAGTTCCAGGGCCGCCCAGTCTCCCGATACTCCGTGATCGGCACCAACGCCGCACCGGGCGGCATCCGCTCGTCATAGAGCCGGCCCTCGAGATGGTCGATCTCGTGTGCCACCAGCCGGGCGAGCCCACGCTCAAACGTGGTCACCCGCCGCGCCCCACTCCAGTCGGCATGCTCGACCTGGACCCGCAGCGACCGAGGCACCAGCCCCCGCACATCGAAGAACGACAGGCACCCCTCGTAGCGCTCGTCGACCCGCGGTGACGCGTCGACGATGCGGGGATTGACCAGCACCAACGGCTCAGCGGCGGGATCCGGCGGACGCACCACAGCGACCGCCACCGCCAGCCCGATCTGCGGCGCCGCGAGCCCGACACCCTTGCTGAAGATGTGCATCTCCTCGATGCGCTCCAGCGCCTCGAACAGCCGATCGACCACATCCCGCCCGGCCTCGGCGTCCACCGGCAGCCGCAGCGGCACCGCCGCATGCGCCAACAGCGCACTACCCCGCTGCACAACCC
This genomic interval from Asanoa ferruginea contains the following:
- a CDS encoding CPBP family intramembrane glutamic endopeptidase, with amino-acid sequence MTVDLEQSPVRVESRTRLRAEILIVLGLSLGQSAIYSLVTIVARLTAAAPLSQQTATLNPSQSARPYLDLTYQLLGIFFALVPVALALYLLRSPRSLLGLDARRPWFDLGWGVALAAAIGLPGLGLVFVAAQLGINANLVPAALPHLWWAVPVLILSAAQNAILEEIVVVGYLVTKLRDLGWKLVWVVAASAVLRGSYHLYQGFGAFLGNAVMGVVFALFFIRTRRVLPLVVAHTLLDVVAFVGYSLLPHSWFSWL
- a CDS encoding globin domain-containing protein, translating into MGNLSRLLKESWTLVEEQQDKVAGYFYARIFLSNPHVRHLFPVTMDVQRARLLGAIVSAVQTLDDPDRFDEFLRQLGRDHRKFHVEPEHYDVVGGALLEALRTFAGEAWSIEYDQAWGDAYAVIAKKMIAGAEADTNPAFWHAEVLSHERRARDIAVMTCRPLQYPLEYRAGQYVSVEAPRYQPRLWRTYSIANAPNKEGTIEFHVRALGAGWVSSALVRRAQVGDLLRIAAPMGTMTLDRKSTRDIVCVAGGTGLAPIKALIEELTRYNRTRWVHVFFGAKDREDLYDLPELNKLAARYPWLSVVPACSDDSSFVGEQGNIGEVVSRYGPWGDHDFFVSGSASMVKSTMRTLAELKIPAVRIKYDTFGDI